The following are encoded in a window of Pseudomonas sp. St316 genomic DNA:
- a CDS encoding phospholipase D family protein, translating to MRSRPILPALLLIASLLSGCASLDVTREPSQALPAAESSFGRSVQAQVATHEGRSGFRLLSDSTDAFIARAELIRHAQGSLDLQYYIVHDGISTRMLVDELLKAADRGVRVRILLDDTTSDGLDQIIATLAAHPQIQIRLFNPLHLGRATGVTRSLGRLLNLSQQHRRMHNKLWLADNSMAIVGGRNLGDEYFDAEPNLNFTDIDLLGVGPVAEQLGHSFDQYWNSALSKPIEQFLSHRPTPKDLANSRQRLQESLEQTQKENHALYQQLTAYKTQPRLDTWRGQLIWAWNKALWDAPSKVLAKDEPDPQLLLTTQLAPELTGVSKELIMISAYFVPGQPGLVYLTSRADAGVSVSLLTNSLEATDVPAVHGGYAPYRKALLEHGVRLFELRRQPGDKGSSPHLFYSKSYGESDSSLHSKAIIFDQQKSFIGSFNFDPRSVLWNTEVGVLVDSPELAGQVRELALQGMAPALSYQARLENGALVWTTEDNGQTHDLDREPGSWWRRFNAWFSTTIGLERML from the coding sequence GTGAGATCCAGACCGATCCTGCCTGCGCTGCTGCTAATCGCCTCACTGCTGAGCGGCTGCGCCAGTCTTGATGTCACCCGCGAGCCTTCCCAGGCCTTGCCGGCCGCCGAATCCTCGTTCGGCCGCTCGGTCCAGGCCCAGGTTGCCACCCATGAAGGGCGCTCGGGCTTTCGGCTGCTGTCGGACAGCACCGACGCGTTCATCGCCCGGGCCGAGTTGATTCGCCACGCCCAAGGCAGCCTGGACTTGCAGTACTACATCGTCCACGACGGCATCAGCACACGGATGCTGGTGGATGAATTGCTCAAGGCCGCCGACCGGGGCGTGCGCGTGCGCATCCTGCTGGACGACACCACCAGCGATGGCCTTGATCAGATCATCGCGACCCTCGCCGCTCATCCGCAGATCCAGATTCGCCTGTTCAACCCGCTGCACCTGGGACGCGCCACCGGCGTGACCCGCAGCCTCGGGCGCCTGCTCAACCTGTCACAGCAACACCGCCGAATGCACAACAAATTGTGGCTGGCGGACAACAGCATGGCCATCGTCGGCGGCCGCAACCTGGGCGACGAGTATTTCGACGCCGAACCCAACCTGAACTTCACCGACATCGACCTGCTCGGTGTCGGCCCGGTGGCCGAACAATTGGGGCACAGCTTCGACCAATACTGGAACAGTGCCCTGAGCAAACCCATCGAACAGTTTCTGTCCCATCGCCCCACGCCCAAGGACCTGGCCAACAGTCGCCAGCGCCTGCAAGAGTCCCTGGAGCAGACCCAAAAGGAGAATCACGCGCTCTACCAGCAGTTGACCGCCTACAAGACCCAACCGCGCCTGGACACTTGGCGCGGCCAGTTGATCTGGGCCTGGAACAAAGCGCTGTGGGACGCGCCCAGCAAGGTGCTGGCCAAGGACGAGCCCGACCCACAGCTGTTGCTGACCACGCAACTGGCCCCCGAGCTGACGGGCGTCAGCAAAGAATTGATCATGATTTCCGCCTACTTCGTCCCCGGTCAGCCAGGTTTGGTGTACCTGACCAGTCGCGCCGATGCCGGTGTATCGGTGAGCCTGCTGACTAACTCCCTGGAAGCTACCGATGTGCCAGCGGTACATGGCGGCTATGCGCCGTATCGCAAGGCACTGCTGGAACATGGTGTGCGCCTGTTCGAGTTGCGACGGCAACCGGGCGACAAAGGCAGCAGCCCACACCTGTTCTACAGTAAATCCTACGGTGAATCGGACTCCAGCCTGCACAGCAAAGCGATCATCTTCGACCAGCAGAAATCATTCATCGGCTCGTTCAATTTCGACCCGCGCTCGGTCCTGTGGAACACCGAAGTCGGCGTGCTGGTGGACAGCCCCGAACTCGCCGGCCAAGTGCGCGAACTGGCCTTGCAGGGCATGGCACCGGCCCTGAGTTATCAGGCCAGGCTGGAGAATGGAGCGCTTGTATGGACCACCGAAGACAACGGCCAGACCCACGACCTGGACCGCGAACCGGGCAGTTGGTGGCGCCGGTTCAATGCCTGGTTCAGCACGACGATCGGGTTGGAGCGGATGTTGTAG